The Cellulomonas sp. P24 genome contains a region encoding:
- the pstA gene encoding phosphate ABC transporter permease PstA, whose amino-acid sequence MTTAPTAPAPAPADVLVSVSGGNALPCWTAAAVAGATLVVSGVLFALTPLQGVADFVVFSTLLFVVAFITTSVVVEGGRRARDRLALTLTSAALVMAVVPLVAVLGFTLSRGLARFDGTFFTHSMFSVADSDPGGGIYHAIVGTIEQVGIATVISVPLGLMVSIYLVEYARGRFGRVVSTFVDVMTGLPSIVAGLFVLALWVLILHQGYSGFAGSLALVILMIPVVVRTTEEMLRLVPDSLREASYALGIPRWQTIRSIVLPTAMPGITTGIMLAVARVSGETAPLLLTVFGSTAINVNPFSGPQEALPLFVFSEAGLPNDTALARAWAGALTLILLVVLLNVVARLLVRRSVLQR is encoded by the coding sequence ATGACCACCGCACCGACCGCCCCCGCCCCCGCGCCCGCCGACGTCCTCGTCTCCGTCTCCGGGGGGAACGCTCTGCCGTGCTGGACGGCCGCCGCCGTCGCCGGTGCCACCCTCGTCGTGAGCGGTGTGCTGTTCGCGCTGACCCCGCTGCAGGGTGTCGCGGACTTCGTGGTGTTCAGCACGCTCCTGTTCGTCGTCGCGTTCATCACGACGTCCGTGGTCGTCGAGGGCGGGCGGCGTGCCCGGGACCGCCTCGCGCTGACCCTGACGAGCGCAGCGCTCGTCATGGCGGTCGTGCCGCTCGTCGCGGTCCTCGGCTTCACCCTCAGCCGCGGGCTCGCACGGTTCGACGGGACGTTCTTCACGCACTCGATGTTCAGCGTCGCGGACAGCGACCCCGGCGGCGGCATCTACCACGCGATCGTCGGCACCATCGAGCAGGTCGGGATCGCGACGGTGATCTCGGTGCCGTTGGGCCTGATGGTGTCGATCTACCTCGTCGAGTACGCGCGCGGTCGGTTCGGCCGCGTCGTCAGCACGTTCGTCGACGTCATGACGGGCCTGCCGTCGATCGTCGCCGGCCTGTTCGTCCTCGCGCTGTGGGTGCTGATCCTCCACCAGGGGTACAGCGGCTTCGCCGGGTCGCTGGCGCTCGTGATCCTCATGATCCCGGTGGTCGTGCGCACCACCGAGGAGATGCTGCGCCTGGTCCCGGACTCGTTGCGCGAGGCCAGCTACGCGCTGGGGATCCCCCGCTGGCAGACCATCCGGTCGATCGTCCTCCCCACCGCGATGCCCGGCATCACGACGGGCATCATGCTGGCCGTCGCGCGCGTCTCGGGCGAGACCGCACCGCTGCTGCTGACCGTGTTCGGCAGCACCGCGATCAACGTCAACCCGTTCAGCGGTCCGCAGGAGGCGCTCCCGCTCTTCGTCTTCAGCGAGGCCGGTCTGCCGAACGACACGGCTCTGGCGCGTGCATGGGCGGGTGCCCTCACGCTCATCCTGCTCGTCGTCCTGCTGAACGTGGTCGCCCGGCTCCTGGTCCGACGCTCCGTCCTGCAGCGCTGA
- a CDS encoding BlaI/MecI/CopY family transcriptional regulator, protein MRAGFGPLLQVLDDAAVQHVVVGPVARYAQAEPGAPTVRPPESLDIAPSFDEVNLARLARVLDAFGATLRITGTAGGMRVPLSPALFVDLPVLPLSTRLGDVTVLRHPLDRPEAYAELVDSAIAAWIDGVRVLVVGPVVGPDELSERRPAPGGGADGDDAGSAGGDPAGAAGVVGTTGLAGTTDLAGTTGLAGTAGLAGLAGAAGLAGIAGRTGDVPRVPATPESEEELAQAILEAVDRLTHPVSVRELVLAMSGSRRLPYKQVKNAAEMLTARGELLREKDGSAYRYRSPIDPGDRIARQIAALLRTAPDCDATLQRARGYIASSAS, encoded by the coding sequence ATGAGGGCCGGCTTCGGACCGCTGCTGCAGGTCCTCGACGACGCCGCCGTGCAGCACGTCGTGGTCGGGCCGGTCGCGAGGTATGCGCAGGCCGAGCCGGGTGCCCCGACGGTCCGCCCGCCCGAGTCGCTCGACATCGCGCCGTCCTTCGACGAGGTCAACCTGGCGCGGCTCGCCCGGGTGCTGGACGCCTTCGGCGCGACGTTGCGGATCACCGGGACGGCAGGCGGCATGCGGGTCCCGCTCAGCCCGGCGCTGTTCGTCGACCTGCCCGTGCTGCCCCTGTCCACCCGGCTCGGCGACGTGACGGTGCTGCGCCACCCTCTCGACCGACCTGAGGCGTACGCCGAGCTCGTCGACTCGGCGATCGCCGCATGGATCGACGGCGTCAGGGTCCTCGTGGTCGGCCCGGTGGTCGGGCCCGACGAGCTGTCCGAGCGGCGTCCTGCACCTGGCGGCGGCGCCGACGGGGACGACGCGGGGTCGGCGGGCGGCGATCCTGCGGGGGCTGCGGGCGTCGTCGGGACGACAGGTCTCGCGGGGACGACAGATCTCGCAGGGACCACGGGTCTCGCCGGGACCGCGGGTCTGGCGGGTCTGGCGGGTGCGGCTGGTCTCGCGGGGATCGCCGGCCGCACGGGCGACGTGCCTCGGGTGCCGGCGACGCCGGAGTCGGAGGAGGAGCTCGCCCAGGCGATCCTCGAGGCGGTCGACCGACTGACGCACCCGGTGTCGGTCCGCGAGCTCGTCCTGGCCATGAGCGGGTCGCGCCGGCTGCCGTACAAGCAGGTCAAGAACGCCGCGGAGATGCTGACCGCGCGCGGGGAGCTGCTGCGGGAGAAGGACGGCTCCGCCTACCGCTACCGGTCGCCGATCGATCCCGGTGACCGCATCGCCCGCCAGATCGCGGCGCTGCTGCGCACCGCACCGGACTGCGACGCCACGCTCCAGCGGGCACGCGGCTACATCGCCTCGTCGGCGAGCTGA
- a CDS encoding pentapeptide repeat-containing protein, which translates to MIDLDAFTGALEPDGDYEALAFDGLDLSGQHADHARFIDCVLHGCTLDATDLDHAQLLDTTLREVHAGTLDLVDATWRDVEIVDCRLGAVQAYGGALTRVTVHGGKIDYLNLREAHLTDVRLDGCVIGDLDLIGARVTRLVIDDCRIGRLDLTRAELTDVDLRRADLSRLDGLAGLAGATISPEQLLDLAGALAAHLRITVA; encoded by the coding sequence GTGATCGATCTCGACGCATTCACCGGTGCTCTCGAACCCGACGGCGACTACGAGGCCCTGGCGTTCGACGGTCTCGACCTGTCGGGCCAGCACGCCGATCACGCGCGGTTCATCGACTGCGTGCTGCACGGCTGCACCCTCGACGCGACCGACCTCGACCACGCCCAGCTCCTCGACACGACGTTGCGCGAGGTCCACGCCGGCACGCTCGACCTCGTCGACGCGACGTGGCGCGACGTCGAGATCGTCGACTGCCGACTCGGGGCGGTCCAGGCCTACGGTGGCGCGCTCACCCGGGTGACGGTGCACGGCGGCAAGATCGACTACCTCAACCTCCGCGAGGCGCACCTCACGGACGTCCGGCTCGACGGATGCGTGATCGGCGATCTCGACCTCATCGGTGCGCGCGTGACACGCCTCGTCATCGACGACTGCCGCATCGGCCGGCTCGACCTGACGCGCGCCGAGCTGACCGACGTCGATCTCCGGAGAGCCGACCTGTCGCGGCTCGACGGGCTCGCGGGGCTCGCCGGCGCCACCATCAGTCCGGAGCAGCTCCTCGACCTCGCCGGGGCGCTGGCAGCCCACCTGCGGATCACCGTCGCCTGA